One region of Arvicola amphibius chromosome 3, mArvAmp1.2, whole genome shotgun sequence genomic DNA includes:
- the Amacr gene encoding alpha-methylacyl-CoA racemase produces MVLRGVRVLELAGLAPGPFCGMILADFGAQVVRVDRPGAAGDVSFLARGKRSLVLDLKQPRGAAVLRRICASADVLLEPFRCGIMEKLQLGPETLLKDNPKLIYARLSGFGQSGSFSKAAGHDINYLALSGVLSKIGRSGENPYPPLNLLADFGGGGLMCTLGIVLALLERTRSGQGQVIDANMVEGTAYLSSFLWKTQHTILWGQPRGQNLLDGGSPFYTTYKTADGEFMAVGAIEPQFYQLLVKGLGLQSEDLPTQMSMADWPEMKKKFADVFAKKTRAEWCQIFDGTDACVTPVLSIKEAVHHSHNRERASFVTDEEQHASPRPAPLLSRTPGVPSVKRDSFVGEHTEEVLREFGFSPDEIKQLCSDGVIGNTKPKAHL; encoded by the exons ATGGTGCTGCGTGGCGTCAGGGTTTTGGAGCTGGCGGGCCTGGCCCCCGGGCCGTTCTGCGGGATGATCCTGGCGGACTTCGGAGCTCAGGTGGTGCGCGTGGACCGGCCGGGCGCCGCGGGGGACGTGAGCTTCCTGGCCCGGGGCAAGCGCTCGCTCGTGCTGGACCTGAAGCAGCCGCGCGGAGCCGCCGTGTTGCGGCGCATATGCGCAAGCGCGGACGTGCTGCTGGAGCCCTTCCGCTGCG GTATCATGGAGAAGCTTCAGCTTGGGCCAGAAACCCTACTGAAGGACAATCCAAAGCTCATCTATGCCAGGCTGAGTGGATTCGGCCAGTCGGGAAGTTTCTCCAAGGCAGCTGGCCATGACATCAACTATTTGGCTTTGTCAG GTGTTTTGTCAAAGATTGGCCGAAGTGGTGAGAACCCATATCCACCGTTGAATCTCCTCGCTGACTTTGGTGGTGGTGGCCTCATGTGCACACTGGGCATTGTGCTCGCTCTCTTGGAACGCACACGTTCTGGCCAGGGTCAGGTCATTGATGCGAACATG GTGGAAGGAACGGCCTACTTAAGTTCTTTCCTGTGGAAGACTCAGCACACGATACTGTGGGGACAGCCTCGAGGACAAAACCTGTTAGATGGTGGGTCCCCTTTCTACACAACCTACAAGACAGCAGATGGGGAGTTCATGGCTGTTGGTGCAATAGAGCCCCAGTTCTATCAGCTGCTGGTCAAAG GACTTGGACTCCAGTCTGAAGACCTCCCCACCCAGATGAGCATGGCTGATTGgccagaaatgaagaagaaatttgCAGATGTGTTTGCAAAGAAGACCAGGGCCGAGTGGTGCCAGATCTTTGATGGGACAGACGCCTGTGTGACCCCGGTGCTGTCGATTAAGGAGGCCGTCCACCACAGCCACAACAGGGAGCGTGCCTCGTTTGTCACTGACGAGGAGCAGCATGCAAGCCCTCGCCCTGCACCTCTGCTGTCCAGAACCCCAGGCGTCCCTTCTGTCAAAAGGGACTCTTTTGTAGGAGAGCACACCGAAGAGGTTCTCAGAGAGTTTGGGTTCAGTCCAGACGAGATCAAGCAGCTGTGCTCAGATGGAGTCATTGGGAATACGAAGCCGAAAGCCCACCTCTGA